A single Hippopotamus amphibius kiboko isolate mHipAmp2 chromosome 5, mHipAmp2.hap2, whole genome shotgun sequence DNA region contains:
- the LOC130854331 gene encoding collagen alpha-1(I) chain-like, whose translation MAEPTALDGNPLEPRPLDPQSPERRVEAGTPSREPWERRGGGHSSATSSRADPHSPAARMQHHLYSGRGFETHPGLQAQCPASRGVLAELHLGCDSERRLPRAQGWELRGAALQRDIMVPALLWSGPRGLKLSDMGECAPVQLLEPPPRPPPASGGAQERGPRPAKSSWEPFNPWATPEPLAEAVSFKTLRTGGAFSHVTGAKGTPPVVRGMEDVRPRRGPPAGGLPPPPPPRLAGTRAGTPGPRGHEVSSASAPSVQEGPVSGPARPFLGLLEEEAVFLVARLGWPAGQGVREGPALASPPPKPAAAPGSRPPRALPRQSQLVHTGSAEPTTGQPALLGPVTTTGHAAEGPPAQSGSVRPALQLALCLGECGVAMAAGPSPAGAGPPRLEARHGPSASPAEARPEGRPALSRRGDAHVDQGSGDGHLLSQRLTRRPGLGEEQEGQAALAPVASSSSLAPQQGDRGWETGGWWETRPRQECWGWREDRPDRWLPLAKLCEGADGAGPPPTDGSCGPELPAVAPDGGPSLPAQPRGQLPPGASWASWGPRAVEVTEATEATEGMESVVTEAVEVGPGHAGTPAAPGRRLQPLDGMEELQASQGPRVLDATLLRHLQGERRLREARSPGELQARGDGLVQRAEASPRWGLPRQPVPAARSFEEARRALLALLPLGRRLLAELWQDQLGPEGCSGAACGYAASGTGRAGGPVARRSAPHLGTPRKVPPRAFYPCLGVRSCAGTSAPIPDPALPPALLQRMKCSGSSRSCSSSRSVGLPGDGAARAPQTRLRALGTGSSEPSPCKPGGSAGAGGGQPLHMEGSRTDSRCPGHSAAPGLEEGPCPAQPLWAWGGGGRGCRAHAALPPQLRAPAGPAGRAAGAAGTAPRPGGAALGVHSGSTPSSGHPGTCQGRCGEDARPGPGGGLRGPRCAGSQGPEVGVAQGVVPKPGAQGGPVSPQLCSRQRWHR comes from the exons ATGGCTGAACCCACTGCTCTGGACGGAAACCCTCTGGAGCCAAGGCCTCTGGACCCACAGAGCCCAGAGCGCAGGGTGGAAGCAGGGACTCCCAGCAGGGAGCCCTGGGAGCGACGGGGAGGGGGCCACAGCTCCGCCACCTCTTCACGTGCAGACCCACACTCCCCAGCTGCTAGGATGCAGCACCATCTGTACAGTGGCCGTGGGTTCGAGACCCACCCGGGTCTCCAAGCACAGTGCCCAGCTTCACGGGGTGTGCTGGCTGAGCTGCACCTTGGCTGTGACTCTGAGAGGCGGCTCCCACGGGCTCAAGGCTGGGAGCTTCGGGGTGCTGCCCTGCAGAGGGACATCATGGTGCCCGCTCTGCTGTGGAGTGGGCCCCGTGGTTTGAAGTTATCTGACATGG GGGAGTGCGCGCCCGTCCAGCTCTTAGAGCCGCCCCCACGCCCGCCCCCGGCTTCCG GGGGTGCACAGGAGCGAGGCCCGAGGCCAGCAAAGAGCTCGTGGGAGCCGTTCAACCCCTGGGCGACCCCCGAGCCATTGGCTGAAGCGGTCAGCTTCAAGACGCTGCGGACGGGAGGGGCATTTTCCCACGTGACAGGGGCCAAGGGGACGCCCCCAGTAGTGAGGGGGATGGAGGACGTGCGCCCTCGGCGGGGACCCCCTGCAGGTGGcctgcccccgccacccccaccccgcctcgcGGGGACCAGGGCGGGcaccccaggacccagggggcaCGAGGTGTCGTCAGCTAGCGCTCCAAGTGTGCAGGAAGGCCCCGTGTCTGGGCCGGCCAGACCCTTCCTCGGGCTCCTGGAGGAGGAAGCAGTTTTCCTTGTGGCGCGCCTTGGCTGGCCCGCAGGGCAGGGGGTGCGAGAGGGCCCCGCCCTGG cttcccccccccccaaacctgctGCTGCTCCCGGCTCCCGGCCACCCCGGGCCCTGCCCCGCCAAAGCCAGCTCGTCCACACCGGCTCAGCCGAGCCCACCACTGGCCAGCCGGCCCTACTTGGGCCCGTCACCACGACTGGACATGCCGCAGAGGGTCCACCG GCCCAGTCTGGCTCGGTCAGACCTGCCCTCCAGCTGGCCCTCTGCCTCGGAGAGTGTGGCGTGGCCATGGCCGCAGGGCCCTCTCCTGCCGGTGCGGGGCCCCCACGCCTGGAGGCCAG ACACGGGCCCTCGGCCAGTCCTGCGGAGGCTCGACCAGAAGGCCGACCAGCCCTGTCTCGGAGGGGAGATGCACACGTGGACCAGGGATCAGGAGACGGGCACCTCCTCTCCCAGAGGCTGACGCGCcgcccaggcctgggggaggagcaggaagggcAG gcagccctggcccCTGTCGCCAGCAGCTCCTCCCTAGCCCCACAGCAGGGGGacaggggctgg GAAACTGGGGGCTGGTGGGAGACAAGGCCAAGACAAGAGTGCTGGGGCTGGCGGGAGGACCGGCCGGACCGCTGGCTGCCGCTGGCCAAGCTGTGTGAGGGGGCAGATGGGGCAGGGCCACCTCCTACGGACGGGAGCTGCGGGCCTGAGCTGCCGGCGGTGGCCCCGGACG GGGGCCCCTCCCTGCCGGCACAGCCCCGGGGCCAGCTCCCTCCAGGGGCCTCCTGGGCCTCGTGGGGGCCCCGGGCCGTGGAGGTGACGGAGGCGACGGAGGCGACAGAGGGGATGGAGTCTGTGGTGACGGAGGCTGTGGAGGTGGGGCCTGGCCATGCAG GCACCCCCGCGGCCCCTGGACGCCGCCTGCAGCCGTTGGATGGCATGGAGGAGCTGCAGGCCTCGCAGGGACCCCGGGTGCTGGACGCCACG CTGCTCCGGCACCTGCAGGGGGAGCGGAGGCTGCGGGAGGCACGGAGCCCCGGGGAGCTGCAGGCCCGGGGGGACGGCCTAGTGCAGCGGGCAGAGGCCAG cccccggtGGGGGCTCCCGCGGCAGCCGGTCCCGGCGGCCCGGAGCTTCGAGGAGGCCCGCCGCGCTCTCCTGGCGCTGCTGCCCCTGGGCCGGCGGCTgctggctgagctgtggcaggaCCAGCTGGGGCCCGAGGGCT GCTCCGGAGCTGCTTGCGGGTATGCGGCGAGTGGGACGGGCCGGGCGGGCGGTCCTGTGGCCCGGCGGTCAGCCCCACATTTGGGGACCCCCAGAAAAGTCCCTCCCCGTGCCTTCTACCCCTGCCTCGGGGTGAGGTCCTGTGCTGGCACCTCAGCCCCCATCCCTGACCCGGCCCTTCCCCCGGCTTTGCTGCAGAGGATGAAGTGCAGCGGGTCAAGCAggagctgcagcagctccaggaGCGTGGGGCTGCCCGGAGATGGCGCTGCCCGTGCCCCGCAGACGCGGCTGCGTGCCCTGGGGACGGGGTCCTCTGAGCCCTCACCCTGCAAGCCCGGTGGCTCAGCTGGCGCTGGAGGAGGGCAGCCCCTGCACATGGAGGGCTCAAGAACCGACAGCAGGTGTCCGGGCCACTCGGCGGccccagggctggaggagggaccCTGCCCTGCCCAACCCCTCTGGGCATGGGGCGGGGGTGGCCGGGGCTGCCGGGCCCACGCCGCTCTGCCCCCCCAGCTGCGTGCCCCGGCTGGCCCAGCGGGCAGAGCAGCTGGAGCGGCTGGCACAGCGCCCCGACCAGGCGGTGCTGCACTCGGTGTCCACTCCGGAAGCACACCTTCCAGCGGGCACCCCGGGACCTGCCAGGGTCGCTGTGGAGAGGATGCCCGGCCAGGCCCGGGAGGTGGGCTCAGGGGCCCCAGGTGCGCAGGAAGCCAGggccctgaggtgggggtggCGCAGGGGGTCGTGCCCAAGCCGGGGGCACAGGGTGGTCCTGTCTCTCCTCAgctgtgttccaggcagaggtggCACCGCTag